The following are encoded together in the Vigna angularis cultivar LongXiaoDou No.4 chromosome 9, ASM1680809v1, whole genome shotgun sequence genome:
- the LOC108347176 gene encoding uncharacterized protein LOC108347176: MAFSNKLPLFLLLSSLFMRASLAEMACEDLPKEVCAFSVASSGKRCLLETEKAADGGVEYQCRTSEVVVERMADYIETDQCVEACGVDRNSVGISSDAFFEPQFTAKLCSSECYQNCSNIVDLFFNLAAGEGVFLPELCEKQKTNPRRAMVELVSSGAAPGPVSDVSEEIVSAPAPSPL, from the exons ATGGCTTTCTCCAACAAATTGCCTTTGTTCCTTTTACTTTCTTCCCTCTTCATGCGTGCATCTCTGG CTGAGATGGCATGTGAGGACCTTCCAAAGGAAGTGTGTGCATTCTCAGTAGCTTCATCAGGGAAGAGGTGTTTGTTGGAGACAGAGAAGGCGGCGGACGGTGGTGTCGAGTACCAGTGCCGGACGTCAGAAGTGGTGGTGGAAAGGATGGCGGACTACATAGAGACAGACCAATGTGTGGAGGCATGTGGGGTTGATAGGAACTCTGTTGGTATTTCATCTGATGCTTTCTTTGAGCCTCAGTTCACCGCCAAACTTTGCTCTTCAGAATGTTACCAAAACTGCTCCAACATTGTTGACCTTTTCTTCAACTTGGCAGCCGGAGAGG GGGTATTTTTGCCAGAACTATGTGAGAAGCAAAAGACGAACCCGCGTCGTGCCATGGTTGAGCTTGTGAGCTCGGGAGCTGCACCTGGACCTGTTTCTGATGTGTCAGAGGAGATTGTGTCAGCACCTGCACCTTCTCCCCTGTAA